Proteins encoded in a region of the Sphingopyxis sp. OAS728 genome:
- a CDS encoding response regulator transcription factor codes for MLTQTAFPPAAVPFPPIASAQSCSRTPLTDRQLECLAWISEGKSSTDIGEILSISGRTVDYHVGEICQRLNVRTRMQAVAHAVRRGWLETA; via the coding sequence ATGCTGACCCAGACTGCTTTCCCGCCCGCCGCCGTACCCTTTCCTCCGATCGCCTCGGCCCAGTCGTGCAGCCGCACGCCGCTCACCGATCGCCAGCTCGAGTGCCTTGCGTGGATCAGCGAGGGCAAAAGCTCGACCGATATCGGCGAGATCCTCAGCATCTCGGGCCGTACGGTCGATTATCATGTCGGCGAAATCTGCCAGCGCCTCAACGTCCGGACGCGTATGCAGGCCGTTGCTCATGCCGTGCGCCGTGGCTGGCTCGAGACTGCCTGA
- a CDS encoding LysR family transcriptional regulator translates to MNELDLSRADLNLLVLFEAVLEERHVGRAADRLNLSASAVSHGLSRLRRLLNDQLFLKTPKGVVPTDRGLELAEPVAAVLSQLRSILATAEPFDAASSRRRFSVGAPDGVSAVILAPLLASLRQMGPGIDISLRQALPAPGETNMLRAWTPAFADLESRATDIAIIPTDEIPARFHWRTLYEEDFVIVARRGHRLEKEPGLETYLAVEHLVVSMTGDPMGFVDHILAKDGKARRIALTLPNFMFALAVVADSEFVCAVPRHFAAMHADRLGIVILEAPFPMPAFRLNAVALQSAMRDPAISWLLDLLPGGESLKSQAGVVGSRGLIENRHPASR, encoded by the coding sequence ATGAACGAACTCGACCTGTCCCGTGCCGATCTCAATCTTCTCGTCCTGTTCGAGGCCGTATTGGAGGAGCGCCACGTCGGCCGTGCGGCCGATCGCCTCAATCTCTCTGCCTCTGCCGTCAGCCACGGCCTGTCGAGGCTCCGCCGCCTCTTGAACGATCAGCTGTTTCTCAAGACACCGAAGGGCGTCGTGCCGACCGACCGGGGGCTCGAGCTCGCCGAGCCGGTCGCCGCTGTTCTCTCCCAATTGCGATCGATCCTGGCCACCGCGGAACCTTTCGACGCCGCAAGTTCGCGCCGGCGATTCTCCGTCGGTGCGCCCGATGGGGTGTCGGCGGTAATTCTTGCGCCGCTGCTTGCGTCGCTCCGCCAGATGGGTCCCGGCATCGATATCTCGCTTCGCCAGGCTCTTCCCGCCCCGGGCGAGACGAATATGCTTCGGGCCTGGACGCCGGCCTTCGCCGACCTCGAGTCGCGCGCGACCGATATCGCGATTATCCCTACCGACGAAATTCCGGCCCGTTTTCACTGGCGTACGCTTTACGAAGAAGATTTCGTCATCGTCGCCCGGCGGGGTCACCGCCTCGAGAAAGAGCCGGGCCTCGAAACTTATCTTGCCGTGGAGCATCTTGTCGTGTCGATGACGGGGGACCCGATGGGGTTCGTCGACCATATCCTGGCGAAAGACGGGAAGGCCCGGCGTATCGCGCTGACCCTCCCAAATTTCATGTTCGCATTGGCGGTGGTCGCCGATAGCGAATTCGTCTGCGCGGTGCCGCGGCATTTTGCGGCCATGCATGCCGACAGGCTCGGTATCGTCATCCTCGAAGCGCCGTTTCCGATGCCGGCCTTCCGGCTGAACGCCGTCGCGCTTCAATCCGCGATGCGCGATCCCGCCATTTCCTGGTTGCTCGACCTGCTACCGGGCGGTGAATCTCTGAAGTCGCAGGCCGGCGTGGTCGGTAGCCGCGGCCTTATTGAAAACCGGCACCCGGCGTCTCGGTAA
- a CDS encoding S9 family peptidase, with product MRVTSCLAICLAAASPAAAQTQAPSGTLIAVPAAPPAYSSEDIFATVTIALPDVGGIAFSRDGHSILLSSDQSGILNSYIAPANGGPAMAMTRSATDGLVAVSYFPQDDRLLLAGDRGGDERTHIFAREVGGTVRDLTPGDEVKADFLGWNADGGEFYILSNARDPGQADLYAVDGRTYAARMILMADEREILDVSPDGRHAVLIARTGSADSNLFLAEIGSGVAPRLITPHSGRALYGSFGFTPDGSSLIIATDAHGEFAEAWCYDLKAESMQPYLKGEWDLAWLRLSRSGRYRAAAFNENGRTALALVDLHRGKPITLSGIPDGEITNLQFDRAEDRIVFTLASDTSPADVYIADLATGAARRLTNALGERIDERRLVRADNVTIPGPDGHAIPALVYRPHGATAAHPVPAVVWVHGGPDQSRHGWAPTLQHLVGQGFAVIAPNFRGSTGFGKSFLQADDRAHGDADLADVVTAGDWMRAQDWVADDKVAVMGRSYGGFLTLAALAFRPDAFEAGIDIFGISNWQRTLTSIPPWWESLRVALYEEMGDPATDGERHRRISPLFHADRIRRPLLVVQGANDPRVLQAESDEIVAAVRRNGTPVEYLLFPDEGHGFRKRENLVRAQDAYIAFLRSHLGDPRFTETPGAGFQ from the coding sequence ATGCGTGTCACATCCTGCCTGGCGATCTGCCTTGCCGCCGCGTCGCCCGCCGCGGCCCAGACCCAAGCGCCATCCGGTACCCTGATCGCGGTCCCCGCGGCGCCGCCCGCCTATAGTTCGGAGGATATATTCGCTACCGTCACGATCGCGCTGCCGGACGTGGGCGGCATCGCCTTCTCGCGCGACGGACATTCGATCCTGCTTTCGAGCGACCAGAGCGGAATTTTGAACAGTTATATCGCGCCTGCCAACGGCGGTCCCGCAATGGCGATGACGCGCTCGGCGACCGATGGTCTCGTTGCGGTCAGCTATTTTCCTCAGGACGACCGGTTGCTGCTCGCGGGCGACAGGGGTGGCGATGAGCGCACCCACATCTTCGCGCGAGAAGTCGGCGGAACGGTTCGCGATCTGACCCCCGGCGACGAGGTCAAGGCAGACTTTCTCGGCTGGAACGCCGACGGCGGCGAATTCTACATTCTCTCCAACGCGCGCGATCCCGGACAGGCCGATCTTTATGCGGTCGATGGCAGGACCTATGCAGCACGCATGATCCTCATGGCCGACGAACGGGAAATTCTCGACGTGTCGCCCGATGGCCGCCACGCGGTCCTGATCGCCCGGACCGGATCGGCCGACAGCAATCTTTTTTTGGCCGAGATCGGGAGCGGCGTTGCGCCGCGGCTTATCACGCCCCACAGCGGGCGCGCGCTCTACGGCAGTTTCGGTTTCACGCCTGACGGCAGCTCGCTGATCATTGCCACCGACGCGCATGGCGAGTTTGCCGAGGCGTGGTGTTACGATCTCAAAGCCGAATCAATGCAGCCATATCTGAAGGGCGAGTGGGACCTTGCCTGGCTGCGCTTGTCGCGGTCGGGCCGATACCGCGCCGCGGCGTTCAACGAAAATGGCCGGACGGCGCTGGCGCTTGTCGACCTTCATCGAGGCAAGCCGATCACTCTCAGCGGCATTCCCGACGGCGAGATCACCAATCTCCAGTTTGATCGGGCCGAGGACCGCATCGTCTTCACCCTTGCTTCTGATACGTCGCCGGCCGACGTCTATATTGCCGATCTGGCAACTGGCGCGGCGCGCCGACTGACGAATGCGCTTGGCGAACGGATTGACGAACGTCGTCTGGTTCGCGCCGATAATGTCACCATCCCGGGTCCGGACGGCCACGCGATACCCGCGCTGGTCTACCGCCCGCACGGCGCGACGGCGGCACATCCGGTCCCCGCCGTCGTCTGGGTCCATGGCGGTCCCGACCAGAGCCGCCACGGCTGGGCACCGACGCTGCAACATCTGGTCGGTCAGGGCTTTGCGGTGATCGCGCCCAATTTCCGGGGCTCGACCGGTTTCGGAAAGAGCTTTCTCCAGGCGGACGACCGCGCGCACGGCGACGCCGACCTCGCCGATGTGGTGACGGCGGGCGACTGGATGCGTGCGCAGGACTGGGTCGCCGACGACAAGGTCGCGGTCATGGGCCGGTCCTACGGCGGATTTCTGACGCTCGCGGCGCTCGCTTTTCGCCCGGATGCCTTCGAGGCGGGGATCGACATATTCGGTATCTCGAACTGGCAGCGGACGCTGACCTCGATCCCGCCTTGGTGGGAGAGTCTGCGCGTCGCACTCTACGAAGAGATGGGCGATCCCGCGACCGATGGCGAGCGCCATCGGCGAATCTCGCCTCTGTTCCATGCCGATCGCATCCGGCGTCCACTTCTGGTCGTGCAAGGTGCCAATGATCCGCGCGTGCTGCAGGCTGAAAGCGACGAGATCGTAGCCGCCGTGCGCAGGAATGGCACCCCTGTCGAATATTTGCTCTTTCCCGACGAGGGGCATGGCTTTCGCAAGCGCGAGAATCTCGTCCGGGCCCAAGACGCCTATATCGCGTTCCTGCGGTCCCACTTGGGCGATCCCCGGTTTACCGAGACGCCGGGTGCCGGTTTTCAATAA
- a CDS encoding YadA family autotransporter adhesin, with protein MTNIKGSKPAAVRLAAASSLTIAAILSTGAVHAQVTLGVGASAPNPETVAVGELSNATGTGSTAVGTSAVTIGLNSTAVGRQSAANGVGSVSVGSLASSAADGAVAVGELSSALANSSVAVGASSRASGVSSAALGNSASANGAGSLAAGANAAAGQEGSVALGSAAVAVDVNGIGLGARARAEGAGAISMGADSNAATGGSVALGQFASATGEISTALGFGSVATGELSSAFGPGARANGDGSFAGGQNASAGGVGATTVGRNSLAGGAEASSFGSGSNASGAAATALGSRNIAAGDRSFAAGVESQANGSGSIAIGDGATADGAGAVGIGGNANGFGTNSVAVGNSSGAGGEQAVALGFGSNGFGNQSVAIGNLSQASGERGVAIGSEASASGTDAFAALDNATASGNRAIAVGVSASATGADAMAVGTASEASGLASSAFGQAARATGDNANSFGFGSNAGGNFSTAVGSGAQANGENSFAGGSNVIAAGVSATAIGDDAVAAGDQSLSIGAANRAEAEGSSAVGNANSATGIGSTAVGRLNVASGSRSFAAGTEATAEGSSSIAVGDEARALGARSAVVGSEATAASEDSSAFGAGSIALDEGSTALGSNAVASGLQATAVGRFSFAAGADSFAGGTNAVAQGNDSVALGSNAQALGNSSVSIGLNSSASGLEATSNGFLSNADGRGATALGGRNRASATFSTAVGWANTASGTNSFAAGNRSVASGASSVAVGDQATASGANSVAIGTGSTAVEDNVVSVGSATNRRRVTNVADGVAPSDVSTVGQLQAGLAAERAFAQAGFDRISLDISRLDSRIDRVGKRADAGTAAAMAAAGLPQATSEGDGMIAMGVGSWRDQAAFAIAASKILTGGTAVRFGASFDTHGTGGVSAGVGFRF; from the coding sequence ATGACGAATATCAAAGGCTCCAAACCGGCTGCGGTGCGTCTCGCGGCGGCTTCATCCCTGACAATCGCAGCCATCCTCTCGACAGGGGCCGTGCATGCGCAGGTCACCCTCGGTGTCGGCGCCAGCGCTCCTAATCCTGAGACCGTTGCTGTCGGGGAGTTGAGCAACGCAACCGGCACCGGCTCGACCGCCGTCGGGACGTCCGCCGTGACGATCGGATTGAATTCGACCGCGGTTGGTCGTCAGTCCGCGGCGAACGGCGTCGGTTCGGTCAGCGTCGGATCGCTCGCGAGCAGCGCCGCCGACGGGGCGGTGGCAGTCGGCGAGCTTTCGAGCGCACTTGCAAATTCTTCGGTCGCGGTAGGCGCCTCGTCACGGGCGTCGGGCGTGAGCTCGGCCGCTTTGGGCAATTCGGCAAGCGCGAATGGTGCCGGGTCGCTCGCCGCCGGAGCGAACGCGGCCGCAGGCCAAGAGGGCTCGGTCGCGCTGGGCAGCGCCGCTGTAGCGGTCGACGTGAATGGCATCGGGCTCGGGGCGCGAGCCCGGGCAGAGGGTGCCGGCGCAATCTCGATGGGCGCAGACAGCAATGCCGCGACTGGCGGTTCGGTTGCCCTCGGACAGTTTGCATCGGCAACCGGCGAAATCAGCACGGCACTGGGCTTCGGCAGCGTTGCAACCGGCGAGCTGTCGTCTGCCTTCGGTCCGGGTGCGCGTGCTAACGGCGACGGCAGTTTTGCGGGTGGCCAGAATGCTTCAGCGGGCGGCGTAGGCGCGACTACGGTGGGGCGAAATTCGCTCGCCGGCGGCGCGGAAGCCAGTAGCTTCGGATCCGGAAGCAACGCCTCCGGTGCCGCTGCCACCGCTCTCGGCAGCCGCAACATCGCGGCTGGGGACCGCAGCTTTGCAGCCGGTGTCGAATCGCAAGCCAATGGTTCGGGTTCCATCGCTATCGGCGACGGCGCGACGGCGGATGGCGCAGGCGCGGTCGGTATCGGCGGCAATGCTAACGGCTTTGGGACCAACTCGGTGGCAGTGGGCAATTCGAGCGGCGCTGGCGGCGAGCAGGCTGTCGCGCTTGGCTTCGGGTCGAACGGGTTTGGAAACCAGAGCGTTGCCATCGGGAATCTTTCGCAGGCATCGGGTGAGCGGGGCGTCGCGATCGGCAGCGAGGCGTCCGCGTCGGGAACTGATGCGTTTGCGGCTCTCGACAATGCCACGGCCTCGGGCAACCGTGCAATCGCAGTCGGGGTAAGTGCGAGCGCAACGGGCGCGGACGCTATGGCGGTCGGAACCGCGAGCGAAGCCTCGGGACTGGCATCGTCGGCGTTTGGCCAAGCGGCCAGGGCAACGGGCGATAACGCAAACTCTTTCGGCTTCGGGAGCAACGCCGGAGGCAATTTCTCGACAGCGGTGGGTTCGGGCGCCCAAGCAAATGGCGAGAATAGTTTCGCTGGCGGGAGCAACGTAATCGCGGCAGGCGTATCCGCCACCGCTATCGGCGACGATGCGGTAGCGGCTGGAGACCAGTCTCTCAGCATCGGTGCGGCCAACCGGGCAGAAGCGGAAGGGTCGTCGGCTGTTGGCAACGCAAATAGCGCTACGGGTATCGGATCGACCGCGGTCGGACGGCTCAATGTTGCAAGCGGCAGCCGCAGTTTTGCCGCGGGGACCGAAGCCACTGCCGAAGGCAGCAGCTCGATTGCGGTTGGCGACGAGGCGCGCGCTCTCGGCGCACGAAGCGCGGTGGTAGGCTCTGAAGCGACTGCCGCCAGCGAGGACTCGAGCGCTTTTGGCGCGGGAAGCATTGCGCTCGATGAGGGCAGCACCGCTCTCGGCAGCAATGCGGTGGCTAGCGGGCTTCAGGCAACCGCCGTCGGGCGTTTCAGCTTTGCCGCAGGCGCGGACAGTTTCGCAGGCGGAACCAATGCGGTCGCACAGGGCAATGATTCTGTCGCTCTGGGAAGCAATGCTCAAGCGCTCGGCAATTCGTCGGTGTCGATCGGGCTCAACAGCAGCGCTTCAGGACTCGAGGCGACGTCAAACGGGTTCCTCAGCAACGCGGATGGCCGCGGCGCCACGGCTCTCGGCGGACGCAACCGCGCCAGCGCGACCTTCTCGACCGCGGTGGGCTGGGCCAACACGGCGAGCGGCACCAACAGCTTCGCCGCGGGCAATCGCTCGGTCGCGAGCGGCGCCTCGTCGGTCGCCGTTGGTGACCAGGCAACGGCGTCGGGCGCCAACTCGGTCGCCATCGGTACCGGCTCGACTGCAGTTGAAGACAATGTTGTCTCGGTCGGTTCGGCGACGAACCGCCGCCGTGTCACCAATGTCGCCGACGGTGTCGCGCCCAGCGACGTGTCGACGGTCGGCCAACTCCAGGCGGGCCTCGCCGCCGAGCGCGCCTTCGCACAGGCCGGGTTCGATCGCATCAGCCTCGACATTAGCCGCCTCGACAGCCGCATTGACCGCGTCGGCAAGCGCGCCGACGCCGGTACCGCAGCGGCGATGGCCGCCGCGGGTCTGCCGCAGGCGACGAGCGAAGGCGACGGCATGATCGCAATGGGCGTCGGCAGCTGGCGCGACCAGGCAGCGTTCGCGATCGCCGCATCGAAGATCCTGACCGGCGGCACCGCCGTCAGGTTCGGGGCGAGCTTCGACACGCACGGTACCGGCGGCGTCAGCGCAGGCGTCGGCTTCCGCTTCTGA